AACTGGGGCACGAGCGCGTTCGTGCGCCGACCCCGCACGACGAATGCGGAGGCCCCGTCTGCCAGGTCGGCGAACAGCACCGACGAGTTGGATGGCGCGGATCCGACTCTCGACGAGCCGACCGCCGAGGAGAAGGACGCCTGGGACACCGGCGGACTGCAAGGGGTGACCGAGACGGATGTCGATGGAGGCGCCTTCCCGGAAGGCGACGCATCCGGGACCGAGGACGCCACTGCGAACGAGGAGCTCTCATACGCGTGAGCGGGTGGTTCCGGGCGGGGGCGGAGATCACTCCACGGCTGCGCTTAGACTGCTGAGCGTGCCTCGAGGGTCCTCCGTCTCCGTCTCCGTGTTCGTCTCCCGTATCCGCGCGTACGGACTGGTCTGCGGCATCCTCGCTTGCACCGTGCTGCTGGCCTCCTGCACCGGGCCATCCGAGCAGAAGCCTCCCGCGCCGGTGGACACCTCCGTCGCCGCGGAGCCGACGGCATCCCCCGAGCCGAGCGCCGCACCCACTCTCGATCCCGACGGCACAGCGGCCGACAATCTGCCGCTGTTCACCGCGGTGACGCGGCGGGTGCACGCATCCGATGATCGCGGCCACGGCCGCGCCTACATCGATGCACTCGTCGACGCCGGATTCGTGAAGGAGCGGATGCAGGTCACCTCCGATCTGACGACCGTGGGCAGGGCGGCGGAGAGCATCCAGTTCTCGGTCGCCTGGGGTGACG
Above is a window of Microbacterium suwonense DNA encoding:
- a CDS encoding DUF6993 domain-containing protein; its protein translation is MPRGSSVSVSVFVSRIRAYGLVCGILACTVLLASCTGPSEQKPPAPVDTSVAAEPTASPEPSAAPTLDPDGTAADNLPLFTAVTRRVHASDDRGHGRAYIDALVDAGFVKERMQVTSDLTTVGRAAESIQFSVAWGDEECLIGQVGPSTGDPVTEVMPQLAEGRCLVGETRAIDW